One genomic region from Salipiger sp. CCB-MM3 encodes:
- a CDS encoding ABC transporter ATP-binding protein, whose protein sequence is MSLPLEISGLTVRSPRDRVLLDVPSLSAPAGALIGIRGASGAGKSTLLYAIAGLLERATGSVRWGEADLLAQSPERRARFRAGNIGMIFQDFLLFEELGALDNAALTALFRPRAERAALRQRAAQRLAALGLSDTDRRVTSFSGGERQRVAIARAMAAEAPVLLADEPTASLDRPNADRLIDDLVGLVRTQGTTLIAVSHDAALLARMDRVLTIADGRLAQDEVAA, encoded by the coding sequence ATGTCCCTCCCTCTCGAGATTTCCGGGCTGACCGTGCGCAGCCCCCGCGACCGTGTTTTGCTGGATGTGCCCAGCCTCTCTGCCCCGGCGGGGGCGCTGATCGGCATCCGCGGTGCCTCCGGCGCTGGCAAATCCACGCTGCTTTACGCCATCGCCGGGCTGCTCGAGCGCGCCACCGGCTCCGTGCGCTGGGGCGAGGCCGACCTGCTTGCGCAGAGCCCAGAGCGCCGCGCGCGCTTCCGCGCCGGGAACATCGGCATGATCTTTCAGGACTTCCTGCTGTTCGAAGAGCTTGGCGCTCTGGACAACGCCGCGCTCACCGCCCTCTTCCGGCCCCGCGCCGAGCGTGCCGCCCTGCGCCAGCGCGCCGCCCAGCGCCTCGCCGCGCTCGGGCTTTCCGACACCGACCGGCGTGTGACCAGCTTCTCGGGTGGTGAGCGCCAGCGCGTCGCCATCGCCCGCGCCATGGCTGCCGAAGCACCGGTGCTGCTGGCCGACGAGCCGACCGCGAGCCTCGACCGGCCCAATGCCGACCGGCTGATCGACGATCTGGTTGGGCTGGTCCGAACGCAGGGCACCACGCTGATCGCCGTCAGCCACGATGCGGCGCTGCTGGCGCGGATGGACCGGGTGCTGACCATCGCCGACGGACGTCTCGCACAGGACGAGGTGGCGGCATGA